Proteins encoded together in one Mus caroli chromosome 4, CAROLI_EIJ_v1.1, whole genome shotgun sequence window:
- the Rragd gene encoding ras-related GTP-binding protein D, with translation MSQVLGKPQPQGEDGGDDEEEDELVGLAGYEDGPESSDAELDSGPEEGVLDFSDPFSTEVKPRILLMGLRRSGKSSIQKVVFHKMSPSETLFLESTNRICREDVSNSSFVNFQIWDFPGQIDFFDPTFDYEMIFRGTGALIFVIDSQDDYMEALARLHLTVTRAYKVNTDINFEVFIHKVDGLSDDHKIETQRDIHQRANDDLADAGLEKIHLSFYLTSIYDHSIFEAFSKVVQKLIPQLPTLENLLNIFISNSGIEKAFLFDVVSKIYIATDSTPVDMQTYELCCDMIDVVIDISCIYGLKEDGAGAPYDKDSTAIIKLNNTTVLYLKEVTKFLALVCFVREESFERKGLIDYNFHCFRKAIHEVFEVRMKMVKSRKAQSRLPKKTGATPNGTPRVLL, from the exons ATGAGCCAGGTGCTGGGCAAGCCGCAGCCGCAGGGTGAGGACGGCGGCGACGACGAGGAGGAGGATGAACTGGTGGGACTGGCGGGCTACGAGGATGGGCCCGAGTCCTCGGACGCCGAGCTGGACAGCGGGCCGGAGGAGGGAG TTCTGGACTTCAGCGACCCCTTCAGCACTGAGGTGAAGCCCAGAATCCTGCTCATGGGTCTCAGGAGGAGCGGCAAGTCGTCCATCCAGAAAGTCGTCTTTCACAAAATGTCCCCGAGCGAGACGCTGTTCCTGGAGAGCACCAACAGAATCTGCCGGGAAGACGTCTCCAACAGCTCCTTTGTCAACTTCCAGATTTGGGACTTCCCAGGGCAGATTGACTTTTTTGACCCTACCTTTGACTATGAGATGATCTTCCGGGGAACTGGGGCACTGATCTTCGTCATCGACTCCCAG GATGACTATATGGAAGCGCTGGCCCGGCTCCATCTCACAGTGACCAGGGCCTACAAGGTGAACACTGATATCAACTTCGAGGTGTTTATTCATAAAGTAGACGGTCTGTCAGATGATCACAAAATTGAAACCCAGAGAGACATTCACCAGCGGGCAAACGATGACCTCGCTGATGCTGGATTAGAAAAAATTCACCTGAG CTTTTACCTGACAAGCATATATGATCATTCAATATTTGAAGCCTTTAGTAAAGTGGTTCAGAAACTGATCCCACAGCTCCCGACGCTGGAGAATCTGCTGAACATCTTTATCTCA aATTCTGGAATTGAGAAAGCATTTCTGTTTGATGTGGTCAGTAAGATTTATATTGCAACCGACAGCACACCGGTGGACATGCAGACGTACGAGCTCTGCTGCGACATGATTGACGTGGTGATCGACATCTCTTGTATTTATGG cCTCAAAGAAGATGGAGCAGGAGCCCCGTATGACAAGGACTCAACAGCCATTATAAAGCTGAATAATACAAcagttctttatttaaaagaggTCACAAAGTTCTTGGCGCTCGTTTGCTTCGTCAGAGAGGAAAGCTTTGAAAGAAAAG GGCTGATTGACTATAATTTCCACTGCTTCCGGAAGGCTATCCATGAAGTCTTCGAGGTGAGGATGAAGATGGTGAAATCTCGAAAGGCCCAGAGTCGGCTACCCAAGAAGACAGGAGCTACTCCCAATGGGACCCCTAGAGTGCTGCTGTAG